A segment of the Bernardetia sp. genome:
TTCCTATTCTCAACTGCTTTTAGATAAAAAAGGAGAAATTATTTATGGTTTTTTGAGTGAGGATGACAAGTGGCGTTTTCAAACAGAATTAGACGAAATTAGTCCAACACTAAAGGAAACTATTCTTTATAAAGAAGACCGTTGGTTTTATTATCATTTTGGTGTAAATCCGTTTTCAGTAGGGCGTGCAGCAGCGAGAAATGTTTGGACAGGCAGACGAACTTCGGGAGCTTCTACTATTACGATGCAAGTAGTACGGCTTTTAGAACCCAAGCCAAGAACCTATCTCAACAAAATCATCGAAACCTTTAGAGCTTTTCAGCTAGAACTAAATCTTTCAAAAGATGAAATTTTACAGCTTTATTTGAATCTCATTCCGTACGGTGGAAATATTGAAGGTGTAAAATCGGCTTCGTTGCTTTATTTTGGTCAAGAACCAGAAAAGCTAAGTCTAGCACAAATAACGGCACTTACGATTGTTCCAAATCGTCCGACAACTTTAGGGTTTTCTACAAATTCTGATAAAGATTATTGGATTACGACGCAAAAAATTGAAAAAGAGCGCAACAAATGGCTCAAACGTTTTCAAAAAAGTAAGTTATTCGAAGATGAAATGATAAGTGATGCACTAGACGAACCTCTAAATATCAACTTTAGAAAAATGAACAGAGAAGCACCTCATTTTGCCTTTTTTCTTCATTCAAAATATCCTAATGAAAGCGTACTGAAAACTACTTTAGACCGAACCATTCAACAGAAAGTAGAGAAGATTACCCAAAACTATACTCGTCGTTTGGGAAAATTAGGTATTTATAATTCAGCTATTTTAGTTGTAGATAACAAAACCAAAGAAGTATGTGCCTATCTGGGTTCACAAAATTTTCAAGATTCGTTACACAACGGACAAGTGGATGGTGTACAAGCCTATCGTTCTCCAGGAAGTACGCTAAAACCTTTGATTTATGGAATGGCATTCGACGAAGGTTTTCTCACGCCCAAACGAAAACTTTTAGATGTTCCGATAGACTATGATGGCTACACACCAGAAAATTTTGATAAAAAGTTCAATGGAGAAGTAAGCGTAGAGCTTGCTTTATCGTATTCGTTGAATATTCCTGCTGTCAATACGCTAAAGGAACTAAGTGTTTTTGAGATGGTTTCAAAGCTTTCTGATGTTGGTTTTAGGCAGATTGAAGCCGACAAACATAAACTTGGTCTTTCGTTGGCTTTAGGTGGTTGTGGTGTTTCGTTAGAAGAACTGACAGGACTTTTTTCAGCTTTTGCTACGAAGGGAGAATTTGAAAAAATCCATTATTTACAAGAGGATAAAAATAAGAATCTTGAAGAAAATTTTTCATTCCAACTGCTTTCAGAAGAATCTGCTTATATGGTTTCTGATATTCTGACGAAAGTAGAACGCCCAGATTTTCCTTCTGACTATCAAAACAGTAAGAATGTACCCAAAATTTCTTGGAAAACAGGCACGTCCTATGGGCGTAGAGATGCGTGGAGTATCGGTTACAATGCTCATTATACGATAGGTGTTTGGATAGGAAATTTTACTGGACAGGGTTCTGAATACTTGACAGGAGCGCAGGTA
Coding sequences within it:
- the pbpC gene encoding penicillin-binding protein 1C, which produces MLKFFKKTLKLLLKIVIIGLISSVALFFVCNYFFPLKLNISYSQLLLDKKGEIIYGFLSEDDKWRFQTELDEISPTLKETILYKEDRWFYYHFGVNPFSVGRAAARNVWTGRRTSGASTITMQVVRLLEPKPRTYLNKIIETFRAFQLELNLSKDEILQLYLNLIPYGGNIEGVKSASLLYFGQEPEKLSLAQITALTIVPNRPTTLGFSTNSDKDYWITTQKIEKERNKWLKRFQKSKLFEDEMISDALDEPLNINFRKMNREAPHFAFFLHSKYPNESVLKTTLDRTIQQKVEKITQNYTRRLGKLGIYNSAILVVDNKTKEVCAYLGSQNFQDSLHNGQVDGVQAYRSPGSTLKPLIYGMAFDEGFLTPKRKLLDVPIDYDGYTPENFDKKFNGEVSVELALSYSLNIPAVNTLKELSVFEMVSKLSDVGFRQIEADKHKLGLSLALGGCGVSLEELTGLFSAFATKGEFEKIHYLQEDKNKNLEENFSFQLLSEESAYMVSDILTKVERPDFPSDYQNSKNVPKISWKTGTSYGRRDAWSIGYNAHYTIGVWIGNFTGQGSEYLTGAQVATPLLFQLFGSIDYAATDEVIKQPYTLKERMVCSETGKVPSDFCTSQLKDFYIPTISQSDKCQHLKKIFVSNDSINIENQISYCSFCLPKDNSKYKTAYFPNLKPELTAHYLNNNLPLKSIPPHNLNCTHVFKDKNFPQITSLFEGREYILDDDSTQLLLECRTANDISSVFWYVNDKFLKESKPNERVFFSPFEFEKTNYQKDKKGKTKISCTDNKGRNTDIWIRLKRNF